The genomic interval GAAATTGCACCAGCTGCGGATACTATCTGTCGGGGCTGAAGCCCCTCCTACAGTGCACCCAGCCGGCATGCCGCAGGCTCCTGTAGGAGCGGCTTCAGCCGCGACAAGCAGCATCGGAGACTGCAGCGTCGCCGGCCACTGTCTGTACCGGTCGATGGGCCTGTGCCTGACAAGGTTCCTCGCAACTCGGCAACCCGCACCCGAGATCGCGAGGAACACCGCCCGTGCGCTTATTTCGGCGTGAGCCGGTACAGGCCACCGGGCTTGGCATCTTCCAGCAACCACAGCGAGCCGTCCGGCGCTTCCTCGACATCGCGGATGCGCTTGCCGAGGCTCCAGCGATTGACCGCAGTGGCGCCGCCCTTGCTGTCGACGGTGACGCGGATGATGCCCTGGCTGACCAGGCCGCTGATCAACGCGCTGCCCTTCCACTGCGGGAACAGGTTGCCCTTGTAGAACATTAGGTTGCCGGGCGCCATCACCGGCGCCCAATAGATCGCCGGCCTGACGAGATCGGGCCGCGTCTCGGGTTTGGGAATCGGCACGCCGTTGTAGTTGTCGCCATACGACACCAGCGGCCAACCGTAGTTCTTGCCGCGCTGGATCAGGTTCAGTTCGTCGCCGCCTTTGGGCCCATGCTCGAGCTCCCACAGCCGGCCGTCGGGAGCGAACGCGAGGCCATAGGGGGTGCGGTGGCCGATGGACCAGGTTTCGGCTGGCGTGAGGTTGGCGTTGGGGAACGTGTAGGTGCTGACCACCGGCGCCGTCTTGGCCGCCTCGGTATCGGCCGCCGGATCGATCAGCGGGATGGTGCGCGCGCCGCCCCTGCCTGCCCACGGATTGCCCGGCGCGGGCTTGCCGTCCAGCGTCAACCGCAGGATCTTGCCTACCGGTTGATTGAGATCCTGTGCCGGCGTGAAGCGCTGGCGGTCGCCCACCGTGAGGAACAGAGACTGGCCATCCGGCGAGAACGCGATCTGCGCGCCGGCCTGGCCGCCCTTGCCCGTCGGCATCTGGCGCCACAGCACCTTGAAGTTGTCCAGCCGGGCCTCGTTGCCCTCCATCACCAGTCGGCCTCGGCCCATGGCCAGACCGCCGCCGTAGTCGCCGGGTGCGACGTACGTCAGGTACACACTCTTGTCGATGGCGTAGTGGGGCGACACGAACACGCCCAGCATGCCGTTCTGGCCTTCCACGTAACTGGCCGGCACGCCCTTGACCTCGGTCTTGGCGCCTTGCGGCGTCACCAGTTGCACGCGACCGACCTTCTCGGTGATCAGCATGCGGCCATCGGGCAGGAACGCGATGCGCCAGGGCAGATCGAAGCTGGCCACCTTGGTGACATTGAAGGGGATGTCAGGATCGGGCTTCTGATTGCCCGCATTGGTCTGCGCGTGCGCGACACTCGTCAGTAGGACTCCGAGCAGGACCGCATTTGCTAGCGTCTTCATCTGCATGATTCCTCGCGTCAGGTGGCGCGAGGAATCGTAGTGCTTTCGACGCCGGCTGGGTGTGACAGCGGCCCGTCCTGGGATGTCGGTCAGACAGCCAGTCGACCAGCAGCTCCCCACCGGAGACCTCGAGCACGGTTCCGGTGACGCAGGGTTGGTCATCACAAACACCGCTGCGCGCCCAACGTCGGCGATCGTGCCGACCCGGCGCGCAAAACGCCGTCGCGACCTTGTTGCGGAAGGCCTCTACATCGTCGGCGCGCAGGGCGCCCAGAATGCCGGGTCGATGAACCTGGCCGTATCGTGTTCACCCGGACGGGCACCAGCTCCAAGGCGAGGAACACGACAGCGCGTGACAGCGGCGAACGTCGAGGCGACGGCCGCCATGCCAGGCTTCGCCCTCGCTCCGATACTACCGCCAAGGAATGTCATCGAGCCGTTGCGCGCCCGATGCGCAACGGCATGATGGACGCCACCACCTTCAGCGCCGCGCCGCCTCGCTCGCATCACGCGCCGGCTTGAATTCGGAGCCCTCGTCCCAGCGCGGCCACTCGCGGCTGTCGGCCAGGCGCTGGCCCAGGTCGTACAGCAGCAGCGTATCGGCGGCATGCCCGGCCGGATCCCAGGACGCGCTCCAGCGGTCGCAGGGCTGGTGGTAGCAATCGGCGAAATAGCGGTCGCGGATCGCCTTGCCCGCGGCCACGCCGCCGTCGCGCTTGTCCAGCCCCGGCCCCACGGTGATCGCCGGCACGCCGGCGCGGGCGAAAGCGAAATGGTCGGCACGATAGAAGAAGCCCGCCTCCAGATTCGGATCAGGCGAATAGGCGCGGCCGCGCGCCTGCGCCGCCGCGGCCAGGTCGCGCTCCAGCGATACCCGCCCGCGGCCCCACGAGGCGATGTCGCGGGTGGCGCCGTCGGGGCTGAACATCTCGCTGTTGATCACCGCCACGGTGGTCGCCAGCGGCGCCAGCGGATGCGCGGCGTAATAGGTCGCGCCGAGCAGGCCCTTCTCCTCGGCGGTGAGCGCGATGAAGTACAGCGTGCGCTGCGGCCGCGGCCCGGCGGCGAACACCCGCGCCAGCTCCAGCACGCTGGCCACGCCGGTGGCGTTGTCGATCGCGCCGCGGCGGATGCGATCGCCGCTGGCATCGGCGGCACCGATGCCGAACGCATCCCAATGCGCCGAATAGATGACGGTCTCCTGCGGATGCGTGGCGCCTTCCAGCTTGGCCACCACGTTGTGGGTGACCACGCGCTCGCGCTTGAGCGCGAAACGCACCGACAGCGCCGCATCGCCCAACGCCTGCGGGCGGAAGTCGGCGCGCTGCGCGCGTTGCTTCTCCGCCTCGAAATCCAGCCCGGCGCGCTGGAACAGCGACACCGCCAGCGCGCGCTGCATCCAGCCGCGCACCGGCACGTGCTGCGCACGCGCCTGCGCGTCGCTGCGCTCGATGTCGAACAGCGGCGACAGCCCGGAACTCTTCACCGTGGCCCAGCCGTACGCCGCCGGCGCGGTCTCGTGCACGATCAGCACGCCGGCCGCGCCCTGGCGTGCGGCTTCCTCGTACTTGTAGGTCCAGCGCCCGTAGTAGGTGACCGCACGGCCGTCGAACGCGCCGGGTTGCGGCGTCTCGAAGTCGGCGTCGTTGATCAGCATCACCGCGATCTTGCCCTTCAGGTCCACACCCTTGTAATCGTCCCAGCCGCGCTCGGGCGCATGGATGCCGTAGCCGACGAACACCAGCGGCGCGTCCTTCAGCGCCATCTTGCTGCCGGGACGCAGGCTCTGCAGTACCACGTCCTCGCCGTTGACCAGCGCCTGCGAGGCACCCGCCACGCGCAGCGTCGCCGTCACCGGTCCATCCACTTGCGCACGCACCAGCGGCACCGCCTGAGTCCAGCCGCCGTCGTCGCCAGCCGGCTGCACGCCGGCCAGGCGGAACTGCTCGCTGAGATAGGCGATGGTCTTGGCCTCGCCCGGCGTGGCCGGCGCGCGGCCCTCGAAGTCATCGGAGGCCAGCGTGCGCACATGCCGCTCCAGCGCTTCGGCATCGATGCCGCCACCGGGCAGCGCCTCGTTGGCCGCCTGCGCGGCGCCTCCCATGAACAGGCAGGCGGACAGCAGCAACATGCGCATCGGATTCACGGCAACGACCTGAAAAAACCTGGTTGCACAGTGTAGGGCCGATGCTTCCTTGAAGCATCAGGGAATGGAGAATGGAGAATCGGGAATGGAAACGCAGAAGCGCCGCGCTTTTCCATTCCCGATTCCCCATTCCCGATTCCCAGCGACTCAACGCTCCAGCCAGCAAGCCAGACCCTGCGCATTGAGCTCGATGTCCATCTGCAGCACCCGCTCCACGCCGGCATCGTCGAGCGGGCAGCCATGCAGGCGCGCGCGCTCCAGGTACAGCGCGCTCAGCGCGGCGACCAGGCAGCGATGGCGATCGGAACGCCCGTCGCAACCGCGCGCGATCGCCACCATCGCGTCGAGCTGCTCGAACAGCTCCGCCGCCAGCGTATCCGCCGCGCCGACCGGGCCGTAGTGGGTCAGATACAGCGTCTGCGGCGCGTGGCCGAGCATACGCTGGATCGAGGCGCGCATCGCCTCCGGATCGAACTGCACCGGCGAGGACGTCGGAATCACGAACGCGCCCTGCGCGCTGTCCAGTTCGCGGTACGACAGGCCGAAGGTGTCGCCGCTGAACCAGCTGCGGCTGCGCGCGTCCCACACGCACAGGTGATGGCGCGCGTGGCCGGGCGTATCGATGCACAGCAGTTCGCGCTCTCCCAGCCACAGCCGATGACCGTCCTCGGCGACGACCACGCGCTCGGCCGGCACCGGCACGATCGTGCCGTAGCTGCGCGCGATCTCGGCCTCGCCGTACACCGCGGTGGCACCGGCGATCAGCCGCGCCGGATCGATCATGTGCGGTGCGCCGCGCGGATGCACCAGCAGGCGCGCGTTCGGCAGCCGCTGCAGCAGCGCGCCAGCGCCACCGGCGTGGTCCAGATGCACGTGGGTCAGGATCAACCAGTCCACATCGCCCGGCGCCAGGCCGGCGCCATCGAGCGCGGCGAGCATGGTCGGCACCGAGTGGCTGGTGCCGCAATCGACGAACGCACCGCGCCCGTTCTCCACGATCAGGTAGGCCGCGTCGAACTGCGCGCGCTGGAAGCCGGTGTCGATGAGATGGATGCTGGGGTCGCGTGGCATGGCGCAGGGCGGTGGCTGGGCGAAGCGCCATTCTAGGCCGTATGGAGGCTGCCGCCAGCCCTGCGGGGATACGCCT from Xanthomonas sp. DAR 34887 carries:
- a CDS encoding PQQ-dependent sugar dehydrogenase, which codes for MQMKTLANAVLLGVLLTSVAHAQTNAGNQKPDPDIPFNVTKVASFDLPWRIAFLPDGRMLITEKVGRVQLVTPQGAKTEVKGVPASYVEGQNGMLGVFVSPHYAIDKSVYLTYVAPGDYGGGLAMGRGRLVMEGNEARLDNFKVLWRQMPTGKGGQAGAQIAFSPDGQSLFLTVGDRQRFTPAQDLNQPVGKILRLTLDGKPAPGNPWAGRGGARTIPLIDPAADTEAAKTAPVVSTYTFPNANLTPAETWSIGHRTPYGLAFAPDGRLWELEHGPKGGDELNLIQRGKNYGWPLVSYGDNYNGVPIPKPETRPDLVRPAIYWAPVMAPGNLMFYKGNLFPQWKGSALISGLVSQGIIRVTVDSKGGATAVNRWSLGKRIRDVEEAPDGSLWLLEDAKPGGLYRLTPK
- a CDS encoding M28 family metallopeptidase — protein: MRMLLLSACLFMGGAAQAANEALPGGGIDAEALERHVRTLASDDFEGRAPATPGEAKTIAYLSEQFRLAGVQPAGDDGGWTQAVPLVRAQVDGPVTATLRVAGASQALVNGEDVVLQSLRPGSKMALKDAPLVFVGYGIHAPERGWDDYKGVDLKGKIAVMLINDADFETPQPGAFDGRAVTYYGRWTYKYEEAARQGAAGVLIVHETAPAAYGWATVKSSGLSPLFDIERSDAQARAQHVPVRGWMQRALAVSLFQRAGLDFEAEKQRAQRADFRPQALGDAALSVRFALKRERVVTHNVVAKLEGATHPQETVIYSAHWDAFGIGAADASGDRIRRGAIDNATGVASVLELARVFAAGPRPQRTLYFIALTAEEKGLLGATYYAAHPLAPLATTVAVINSEMFSPDGATRDIASWGRGRVSLERDLAAAAQARGRAYSPDPNLEAGFFYRADHFAFARAGVPAITVGPGLDKRDGGVAAGKAIRDRYFADCYHQPCDRWSASWDPAGHAADTLLLYDLGQRLADSREWPRWDEGSEFKPARDASEAARR
- a CDS encoding MBL fold metallo-hydrolase; the protein is MPRDPSIHLIDTGFQRAQFDAAYLIVENGRGAFVDCGTSHSVPTMLAALDGAGLAPGDVDWLILTHVHLDHAGGAGALLQRLPNARLLVHPRGAPHMIDPARLIAGATAVYGEAEIARSYGTIVPVPAERVVVAEDGHRLWLGERELLCIDTPGHARHHLCVWDARSRSWFSGDTFGLSYRELDSAQGAFVIPTSSPVQFDPEAMRASIQRMLGHAPQTLYLTHYGPVGAADTLAAELFEQLDAMVAIARGCDGRSDRHRCLVAALSALYLERARLHGCPLDDAGVERVLQMDIELNAQGLACWLER